The proteins below are encoded in one region of Bombus vancouverensis nearcticus chromosome 8, iyBomVanc1_principal, whole genome shotgun sequence:
- the LOC143303027 gene encoding uncharacterized protein LOC143303027, whose amino-acid sequence MLYQWWSTLLFAGIVSAQINITPLEGNSVFVENIGKGYLYSDTANVIVGLDTSDIYEQISAIESYKLTIDSRAISEQYVEELGGLQNRINNLKQLAKHLKALTHTRSTRGLLNIIGSASKSLFGTLDDDDLTLINKNMDKLFDDNNKIKTIIANQTALIRKIVNSENLNHLERSYSDILKLQQQANIDRSMLKMIMKVDTAMQTLHFQLDEILNVMILGKQGIISP is encoded by the exons atgctttatcaatggtg gtcgacgctcctctttgccggaatagtatccgcgcaaataaatattacaccattagaaggaaactctgtattcgtagaaaacataggaaaaggatatttatacagcgacactgccaatgtaatagtaggattagacactagcgacatatacgaacagataagcgcaatagaatcatataaattaacaatagactcacgtgcaatcagcgaacaatacgtcgaagagttaggcggattacaaaatcgcatcaataacctaaaacaactcgcaaaacacttgaaagcgttaacacatacccggagcacacgaggtttgcttaacatcataggttccgcatcgaaaagtctgttcgggactctcgacgatgatgatcttacgctcataaacaaaaatatggacaaactattcgatgataataataaaatcaagaccataatagctaatcaaacagcacttattagaaaaattgtaaactcagaaaacctaaaccacttagagagatcatatagtgatatattaaaattacaacagcaggcaaatatcgatagatctatgcttaagatgatcatgaaagtcgacaccgcgatgcaaactttacacttccaattagatgaaatacttaacgtcatgatattaggcaaacaaggaataattagtccataa